The Amycolatopsis sp. DG1A-15b genome window below encodes:
- a CDS encoding sugar transferase — protein sequence MEESVRPSYTVSQPPPHIDLQAIPRPVNRDDHSGDTGGPSAKAWPAAWEARYRAWVIGSDVFITLLVIAISAFVIDRVAPHDMHAFGTILAVFVSLPASRAWSSRVLGEGAEEYRTLGRGFITAAVLVALGGLLFGALEVQVWVFVVVPAIALVAFPQRYLLRQVLHRKRAKGLCLLPVMAAGSPETVADLIARTRSEVHVGWRVEAACTFSGHGEDRDSGEIDGVPVVGRLEELSRHVRRGGYRVVAITADQYWTPKRLQRLAWDMEGTGAEMVVAPVLMEVAGPRLNVTGVLGMPLLRVTAPMFTGGRRVVKEIVDRCGSALLLTLLSPLLLVIAVAIKLNDRGPVIYRQRRVGRDGATFTMLKFRTMVTNADAIKQTLAADNEGAGPLFKMKRDPRITRVGGFLRRYSLDEVPQLFNVVSGKMSLVGPRPPLPEETAQYPPDARRRLLVKPGLTGLWQVSGRSDLTWAESIRLDLRYVEDWSLALDLVILWKTFRAVMGGHGAY from the coding sequence ATGGAAGAGTCGGTGCGGCCTTCGTACACGGTGAGCCAGCCACCGCCGCACATCGACCTCCAGGCCATCCCGCGTCCCGTCAATCGGGACGACCACTCCGGCGACACCGGGGGCCCGTCCGCCAAGGCGTGGCCCGCGGCCTGGGAAGCGCGGTACAGAGCCTGGGTCATCGGCAGCGATGTGTTCATCACGCTGCTGGTGATCGCGATCAGCGCGTTCGTCATCGATCGCGTTGCCCCGCACGACATGCACGCTTTCGGCACCATCCTGGCGGTGTTCGTCTCGCTGCCCGCCAGCCGGGCCTGGAGCTCGCGGGTGCTCGGCGAAGGCGCGGAGGAGTACCGCACGCTCGGCCGCGGCTTCATCACCGCGGCCGTCCTGGTCGCGCTGGGCGGCCTGCTGTTCGGCGCGCTCGAGGTCCAGGTCTGGGTGTTCGTCGTGGTCCCCGCCATCGCGCTGGTCGCCTTCCCGCAGCGCTACCTGCTGCGCCAGGTGCTGCACCGCAAGCGCGCCAAGGGACTCTGCCTGCTGCCCGTGATGGCCGCGGGCAGCCCGGAAACGGTCGCCGACCTGATCGCCCGCACCCGCTCGGAAGTGCACGTCGGCTGGCGCGTCGAAGCCGCCTGCACGTTCAGCGGCCACGGCGAAGACCGCGACAGCGGCGAGATCGACGGCGTCCCGGTGGTCGGCCGGCTGGAGGAGCTGTCCCGGCACGTCCGGCGGGGCGGCTACCGGGTCGTGGCCATCACCGCCGACCAGTACTGGACGCCGAAACGGCTGCAGCGGCTGGCGTGGGACATGGAGGGCACCGGCGCGGAGATGGTCGTGGCGCCCGTGCTGATGGAGGTCGCCGGGCCCCGGCTCAACGTCACCGGCGTGCTCGGCATGCCGCTGCTGCGGGTCACCGCGCCGATGTTCACCGGCGGGCGCCGCGTGGTGAAGGAGATCGTCGACCGCTGCGGCTCGGCGCTGCTGCTCACCCTGCTGTCCCCGCTGCTGCTCGTGATCGCGGTCGCCATCAAGCTGAACGACCGCGGCCCGGTGATCTACCGCCAGCGCCGCGTCGGCCGCGACGGCGCGACGTTCACCATGCTCAAGTTCCGGACGATGGTCACCAACGCCGACGCGATCAAGCAGACCCTGGCGGCGGACAACGAAGGCGCGGGCCCGCTCTTCAAGATGAAACGCGACCCTCGTATCACCCGTGTGGGTGGTTTCCTGCGGCGATATTCGCTCGACGAGGTGCCGCAGCTGTTCAACGTCGTGTCCGGGAAGATGTCGCTCGTCGGCCCGCGGCCGCCGCTGCCGGAGGAGACCGCGCAGTACCCGCCGGACGCCCGCCGCCGGCTGCTCGTCAAGCCGGGCCTCACCGGGCTCTGGCAGGTCAGCGGGCGCAGCGACCTCACCTGGGCGGAGAGCATCCGGCTGGACCTGCGCTACGTCGAGGACTGGTCGCTCGCCCTGGACCTGGTGATCCTCTGGAAGACCTTCCGCGCGGTGATGGGCGGGCACGGCGCCTACTGA
- a CDS encoding peptidase inhibitor family I36 protein yields the protein MNGTSKKRGWARLAGVAALGLLGSLTVATGSAAAATGSGAFGPDSFSDCPLNRICVYAATNGGTSPGWASYTATSPGRCTNAPIATLAGVRGALSVYNRTGRVQRVYAAFDCGGDPRVVNVNTAIPNLGAAHWSIGG from the coding sequence GTGAACGGAACTTCGAAGAAGCGGGGATGGGCCCGCCTGGCCGGAGTCGCTGCCCTGGGCCTCTTGGGCTCGCTGACGGTGGCGACCGGCTCCGCCGCGGCGGCGACCGGCTCCGGAGCGTTCGGACCGGACAGCTTCAGCGACTGCCCGCTCAACCGCATCTGCGTTTACGCCGCCACGAACGGCGGCACTTCGCCCGGGTGGGCCTCGTACACCGCGACCTCGCCCGGCCGGTGCACCAACGCTCCGATCGCGACTTTGGCCGGTGTGCGCGGGGCGTTGTCGGTCTACAACCGGACGGGCCGGGTCCAGAGGGTCTACGCGGCTTTCGACTGCGGCGGGGACCCGCGGGTCGTCAACGTCAACACGGCGATCCCGAACCTCGGCGCCGCGCATTGGTCCATCGGCGGATGA
- a CDS encoding MarR family transcriptional regulator: MSGTRWLSDDEQRVWREFNAATRMLSAHLEGQLQHDSGMPHTYYEVLVALSEAPGRRLRMSELADARQASRSRLSHAVARLEANGWVRREACPTDKRGAWAVLTDAGFAALEAAAPGHVEAVRESLFDPLTPEQVTALGEISAAIRRQLTPKCAAAAAAEAAKEHEGELTKSG, encoded by the coding sequence ATGTCCGGAACCCGATGGCTCAGCGACGACGAACAGCGCGTCTGGCGTGAGTTCAACGCGGCCACCCGCATGCTCAGCGCGCACCTCGAAGGTCAGCTGCAGCACGACTCGGGCATGCCGCACACCTACTACGAAGTCCTCGTCGCCCTCTCCGAAGCGCCCGGCCGCCGGTTGCGGATGAGCGAGCTCGCCGACGCCCGGCAAGCGTCCCGCAGCCGCCTTTCGCACGCCGTCGCGCGGCTGGAGGCGAACGGCTGGGTGCGGCGCGAGGCGTGCCCGACCGACAAGCGCGGCGCCTGGGCGGTGCTGACCGACGCCGGTTTCGCCGCGCTCGAGGCGGCCGCGCCCGGGCACGTCGAAGCCGTCCGGGAAAGCCTGTTCGACCCGCTGACGCCGGAGCAGGTCACCGCGCTCGGCGAGATCAGCGCGGCCATCCGCCGCCAGTTGACGCCGAAGTGCGCCGCCGCTGCGGCTGCCGAAGCGGCGAAGGAGCACGAGGGCGAGCTCACGAAATCGGGCTGA
- a CDS encoding phosphatidylinositol mannoside acyltransferase — translation MSGLTERLSAFGYAAGWKLAGWLPAGFGGTVFSLGADLAVRRDGGGVRQLRANLARVVPQADPVELDELTRRAMRSYARYWHETFRLPSMDHKEVSAKVAASITGVENLDAALAEGNGAVMALPHSGNWDVAGVWLADYLGGFTTVAERLKPESLYRRFVEYRESLGFEIVPLTGDSSAMRVLLKRLRENKAVCLVGDRDLTTSGIPVKFFGEPARLPGGPARLAATTGAALIPAGCWFTEDGWQIRLHPRIRVTARAEVPAATQALADIFAGDIAAHPADWHMVQKFWPADLEAAERVSLEEAS, via the coding sequence ATGAGTGGGCTGACCGAGCGGCTGAGCGCGTTCGGCTACGCGGCCGGGTGGAAGCTGGCCGGCTGGCTGCCCGCCGGGTTCGGCGGCACGGTCTTCTCACTCGGCGCCGACCTGGCCGTCCGCCGGGACGGCGGGGGCGTGCGGCAGCTGCGCGCGAACCTCGCCCGGGTGGTGCCCCAGGCCGACCCGGTCGAGCTCGACGAGCTGACGCGGCGCGCGATGCGCTCGTACGCGCGGTACTGGCACGAGACGTTCCGGCTGCCGTCGATGGACCACAAGGAGGTCAGCGCGAAGGTCGCGGCCTCGATCACCGGCGTGGAAAACCTCGACGCGGCGCTGGCCGAGGGCAACGGCGCGGTGATGGCCCTGCCGCACAGCGGCAACTGGGACGTCGCCGGCGTCTGGCTGGCCGACTACCTCGGCGGCTTCACCACCGTGGCGGAGCGGCTCAAGCCCGAGTCGCTCTACCGGCGGTTCGTCGAGTACCGGGAGTCGCTCGGCTTCGAGATCGTGCCGCTCACCGGGGACAGCTCGGCGATGCGCGTGCTGTTGAAACGCCTGCGCGAGAACAAGGCCGTCTGCCTGGTCGGCGACCGCGACCTCACCACCAGCGGCATCCCGGTGAAGTTCTTCGGCGAACCGGCCCGGCTGCCCGGCGGCCCGGCCCGGCTGGCGGCGACGACCGGCGCGGCGCTGATCCCGGCCGGCTGCTGGTTCACCGAGGACGGCTGGCAGATCCGGCTGCACCCGCGCATCCGGGTCACCGCACGGGCCGAGGTCCCGGCCGCCACCCAGGCCCTGGCCGACATCTTCGCCGGCGACATCGCCGCGCACCCGGCCGACTGGCACATGGTGCAGAAGTTCTGGCCCGCCGACCTCGAGGCCGCCGAGCGGGTCAGCCTCGAAGAAGCGAGCTGA
- the thrS gene encoding threonine--tRNA ligase, with protein MSQSPPVSPVAASRVVVPAGTTAGAAVREAGLPTKGEDTIVVVRDADGKLRDLAWAPEADAEVEPVAANTEDGRSVIRHSAAHVLAQAVQQQFPDAKLGIGPPVKDGFYYDFAVDKPFTPEDLQALEKRMKQIVKGAQQFSRRVFDSVDEAKKELADEPFKLELVDLKSEVDTSEVMEVGEGELTIYDNLDPRTKERVWSDLCRGPHVPTTKFIPAFKLTRVAAAYWRGSEKNPQLQRIYGTAWESTEAQDAYLERIAEAERRDHRKLGAELDLFSFPEEIGSGLPVFHPKGGIIRRELENYSRRRHEEAGYEFVNTPHISKGELFHTSGHLPYYADTMFPPVQFDEENYYLKAMNCPMHNLIFRSRGRSYRELPLRLFEFGTVYRYEKSGVVHGLTRVRGLTMDDSHIYCTKEQMPGELRSLLKFVLDLLADYGLSDFYLELSTRGDSDKFIGEDWEWEEATETLRQAAVDSGLELVPDPGGAAFYGPKISVQAKDAIGRTWQMSTIQLDFNQNKRFELEYTAPDGSRQRPVMIHRALFGSIERFFGVLTEHYAGAFPAWLAPVQVVGIPITADQVEHLQGIEKALRAKGIRAEVDASDDRMQKKIRTHTTQKVPFMLLAGAKDVEAGAVSFRFRDGGQINGVPVGKAVEAIAEWVERRENASPSAEALETVVR; from the coding sequence GTGTCCCAGTCGCCCCCCGTTTCCCCCGTGGCCGCCTCCCGTGTGGTGGTACCGGCGGGCACTACGGCGGGCGCGGCGGTCCGCGAAGCCGGTCTGCCGACCAAGGGCGAGGACACGATCGTCGTGGTCCGCGACGCCGACGGCAAGCTGCGCGACCTCGCTTGGGCGCCCGAAGCCGACGCCGAGGTCGAGCCGGTCGCCGCGAACACCGAGGACGGCCGCAGCGTCATCCGCCACTCGGCGGCGCACGTGCTCGCCCAGGCGGTGCAGCAGCAGTTCCCGGACGCCAAGCTGGGCATCGGCCCGCCGGTCAAGGACGGCTTCTACTACGACTTCGCGGTCGACAAGCCGTTCACCCCCGAGGACCTGCAGGCGCTCGAAAAGCGCATGAAGCAGATCGTCAAGGGCGCCCAGCAGTTCTCCCGGCGCGTTTTCGACTCCGTCGACGAGGCCAAAAAAGAGCTCGCGGACGAGCCGTTCAAGCTGGAACTCGTCGACCTCAAATCCGAAGTGGACACCTCCGAGGTGATGGAGGTCGGCGAGGGCGAACTCACCATCTACGACAATCTCGACCCGCGCACCAAGGAACGTGTCTGGAGTGACCTCTGCCGGGGCCCGCACGTGCCGACCACGAAGTTCATCCCGGCGTTCAAGCTGACCCGCGTCGCCGCCGCGTACTGGCGGGGTAGTGAGAAGAACCCGCAGCTGCAGCGGATCTACGGCACCGCGTGGGAATCCACCGAGGCGCAGGACGCCTACCTGGAGCGCATCGCCGAGGCCGAGCGCCGCGACCACCGCAAGCTCGGTGCCGAGCTGGACCTGTTCTCCTTCCCCGAGGAGATCGGCTCCGGCCTGCCGGTGTTCCACCCGAAGGGCGGCATCATCCGCCGCGAGCTGGAGAACTACTCGCGCCGCCGCCACGAGGAGGCCGGCTACGAGTTCGTGAACACCCCGCACATCAGCAAGGGCGAGCTGTTCCACACCTCCGGCCACCTGCCCTACTACGCCGACACGATGTTCCCGCCGGTGCAGTTCGACGAGGAGAACTACTACCTCAAGGCCATGAACTGCCCGATGCACAACCTGATCTTCCGCTCGCGCGGGCGGTCCTACCGCGAGCTGCCGCTGCGGCTGTTCGAGTTCGGCACGGTGTACCGCTACGAGAAGTCCGGCGTGGTGCACGGCCTCACCCGTGTGCGCGGGCTGACGATGGACGACTCGCACATCTACTGCACCAAGGAGCAGATGCCGGGCGAGCTGCGGTCGCTGCTGAAGTTCGTCCTCGACCTGCTCGCCGACTACGGCCTCTCCGACTTCTACCTCGAGCTGTCCACCCGCGGCGACTCCGACAAGTTCATCGGCGAGGACTGGGAATGGGAGGAGGCCACCGAGACGCTGCGGCAGGCCGCCGTCGACTCCGGCCTCGAGCTGGTCCCGGACCCGGGTGGCGCGGCCTTCTACGGCCCGAAGATCTCGGTGCAGGCCAAGGACGCCATCGGCCGCACCTGGCAGATGTCGACCATCCAGCTGGACTTCAACCAGAACAAGCGGTTCGAGCTCGAGTACACCGCGCCCGACGGTTCGCGTCAGCGCCCGGTGATGATCCACCGCGCGCTGTTCGGCTCGATCGAACGCTTCTTCGGCGTGCTGACCGAGCACTACGCGGGCGCGTTCCCGGCGTGGCTCGCGCCGGTGCAGGTGGTCGGCATCCCGATCACCGCCGACCAGGTCGAGCACCTGCAGGGCATCGAGAAGGCGTTGCGCGCCAAGGGGATCCGCGCCGAGGTCGACGCGAGCGACGACCGGATGCAGAAGAAGATCCGCACGCACACCACGCAGAAGGTGCCGTTCATGCTGCTGGCCGGCGCGAAGGACGTCGAGGCGGGCGCGGTGTCGTTCCGCTTCCGCGACGGCGGCCAGATCAACGGCGTGCCGGTGGGCAAGGCGGTCGAGGCGATCGCGGAGTGGGTCGAGCGCCGCGAGAACGCGTCGCCGTCGGCCGAGGCGCTGGAGACGGTCGTTCGGTGA
- a CDS encoding XdhC family protein, with protein MSETCDVAHGTAPADPGLRTLVAVFASPVSRYLLKFAKDLGYHVALFEPDAARGTDVPEGFEAETTLPPLDASADVVVTDHHRPELGPVLKAALEGEPRWVGVLGNPRHPGPHVAALRGLGVTEDAIARVHRPVGLNIGSRTPPEIALATLAGLLADRNNRPGGFDFTT; from the coding sequence ATGAGCGAGACCTGCGACGTCGCCCACGGCACGGCTCCGGCCGATCCGGGGCTGCGGACCCTGGTGGCGGTGTTCGCGTCGCCGGTGTCCCGGTACCTGCTGAAGTTCGCGAAGGACCTCGGGTACCACGTGGCGCTGTTCGAGCCCGACGCCGCGCGCGGCACGGACGTGCCCGAGGGGTTCGAGGCGGAGACGACGCTGCCGCCCCTCGACGCGTCCGCGGACGTGGTCGTCACCGACCACCACCGGCCCGAGCTGGGGCCGGTGCTGAAGGCCGCTCTCGAGGGCGAGCCGCGGTGGGTGGGCGTGCTCGGCAACCCGCGTCACCCGGGCCCGCACGTGGCGGCGCTGCGGGGCCTGGGCGTGACCGAGGACGCCATCGCCCGCGTGCACCGCCCGGTCGGGTTGAACATCGGCTCCCGCACCCCGCCGGAAATCGCGCTCGCCACCCTGGCCGGCCTCCTGGCCGACCGCAACAACCGCCCCGGCGGCTTCGACTTCACCACCTAG
- a CDS encoding HIT domain-containing protein has protein sequence MSEGPELVEQQGIGVQDAFQRLWTPHRMAYIKGQDKPDGDEETGCPFCRIPSLDDKTGLIVARGDVVFAVLNLYPYNPGHLMVVPYRHVADYTDLTVEETREVAVFTQHAMKVIRAASGAHGFNIGLNQGVVAGAGIAAHLHQHLVPRWGGDANFMPVIGQTKVLPQLLGETRDLLADAW, from the coding sequence GTGAGTGAGGGTCCCGAGCTCGTCGAGCAGCAGGGCATCGGGGTCCAGGACGCGTTCCAGCGCCTCTGGACCCCGCACCGGATGGCCTACATCAAGGGCCAGGACAAGCCGGACGGCGACGAGGAGACCGGCTGCCCGTTCTGCCGGATCCCGTCGCTGGACGACAAAACCGGCCTGATCGTCGCCCGCGGCGACGTCGTGTTCGCGGTGCTGAACCTGTACCCGTACAACCCGGGGCACCTGATGGTGGTGCCGTACCGGCACGTCGCGGACTACACCGACCTGACGGTCGAGGAGACGCGCGAGGTCGCCGTCTTCACGCAGCACGCGATGAAGGTGATCCGCGCGGCCTCCGGTGCGCACGGCTTCAACATCGGCCTGAACCAGGGCGTGGTCGCGGGGGCGGGGATCGCCGCGCACCTGCACCAGCACCTGGTGCCGCGGTGGGGCGGGGACGCCAACTTCATGCCGGTCATCGGGCAGACGAAGGTGCTCCCGCAGCTGCTGGGGGAGACGAGGGACCTGCTGGCCGACGCCTGGTGA
- the pgsA gene encoding phosphatidylinositol phosphate synthase, whose amino-acid sequence MLNIFARASVSRVTDPIGQALVRAGLTPNVMTVFGTAGAVVCALVFFPADHLLWGTFTVWGFAMLDILDGAMARARGYGTPFGAVLDATCDRLVDGALFAAIAWWCFVVDDNHPAAGAALLCLVLAQVISYVKARADASGLPVDGGLVERAERLIIALVGTGLHGFGIPYTVDVTLWLLAAGSVVTLVQRFAAVAKAAREAATGEQPA is encoded by the coding sequence ATGCTCAATATCTTCGCGCGTGCCTCCGTCTCCCGCGTCACCGATCCGATCGGCCAGGCGCTGGTCCGCGCCGGGCTGACCCCGAACGTCATGACCGTGTTCGGCACCGCCGGCGCGGTGGTCTGCGCCCTGGTCTTCTTCCCGGCCGACCACCTCCTGTGGGGCACCTTCACGGTGTGGGGCTTCGCCATGCTCGACATCCTCGACGGCGCCATGGCCCGCGCCCGCGGCTACGGCACCCCGTTCGGCGCCGTGCTGGACGCGACCTGCGACAGGCTGGTCGACGGCGCCCTGTTCGCCGCCATCGCCTGGTGGTGTTTCGTCGTCGACGACAACCACCCGGCGGCCGGTGCGGCTCTGCTGTGCCTGGTGCTCGCCCAGGTGATCTCCTACGTCAAGGCCCGGGCCGACGCCTCCGGCCTGCCGGTCGACGGCGGGCTCGTCGAACGCGCCGAGCGGCTGATCATCGCGCTGGTCGGCACCGGCCTGCACGGCTTCGGCATCCCGTACACCGTGGACGTGACGCTCTGGCTGCTCGCCGCCGGATCGGTCGTCACCCTGGTGCAGCGCTTCGCCGCCGTGGCGAAGGCGGCCCGCGAGGCCGCCACGGGGGAGCAACCGGCATGA
- a CDS encoding glycosyltransferase family 4 protein, producing the protein MRVGIVCPYSFDVPGGVQGHVIDLTKALLARGHQVSVLAPADDDAELPEFVHPAGKALGIPYNGSVARLQFGPVSYARVRRWIRDGDFDVLHLHEPAAPSLSLLALLIADGPIVATFHTATTRSRTLSAFQPVLRPLLEKITARIAVSALARRVQVEHAGGDAVEIPNGVDVEFFSSALPLPGYPRAGGTVGFVGRFGEPRKGMGVLLEALRRILPEFEDLRLVVVGRGDEDQLRRDAGPQLAPHLELLGQADDHVKAQALRSVDVYCAPNTGGESFGMILTEAMAAGTPVLASGLDSFRRVLDDGRAGQLVETGDPAALADGLRELLGDPARRASLAAAAGERVTMYDWSVVATQVLRVYETAVAADPRRVAAPERELAR; encoded by the coding sequence ATGCGGGTCGGGATCGTGTGCCCCTACTCCTTCGACGTGCCCGGCGGGGTCCAGGGGCACGTGATCGACCTGACGAAGGCGCTGCTCGCGCGCGGGCACCAGGTGTCCGTGCTGGCGCCCGCGGACGACGACGCCGAGCTGCCCGAGTTCGTGCACCCGGCGGGCAAGGCACTCGGCATCCCGTACAACGGCTCGGTCGCGCGGCTGCAGTTCGGCCCGGTGTCCTACGCGCGGGTGCGGCGCTGGATCCGCGACGGCGACTTCGACGTCCTGCACCTGCACGAACCGGCCGCGCCCAGCCTTTCGCTGCTCGCGCTGCTCATCGCGGACGGCCCGATCGTGGCGACGTTCCACACCGCGACGACCCGCTCGCGCACGCTGTCGGCGTTCCAGCCGGTGCTGCGGCCGCTGCTGGAGAAGATCACCGCGCGGATCGCGGTGTCCGCGCTGGCCCGCCGGGTCCAGGTCGAGCACGCGGGCGGCGACGCCGTGGAGATCCCCAACGGCGTCGACGTCGAGTTCTTCTCCTCGGCGCTGCCGCTGCCCGGCTACCCGCGGGCCGGCGGCACGGTCGGGTTCGTCGGCCGGTTCGGCGAGCCGCGCAAGGGCATGGGGGTGCTGCTGGAGGCGCTGCGGCGGATCCTCCCGGAGTTCGAGGACCTGCGGCTGGTCGTGGTCGGCCGGGGCGACGAAGACCAGCTGCGCCGCGACGCCGGGCCGCAGCTGGCCCCGCACCTGGAGCTGCTGGGCCAGGCCGACGACCACGTGAAGGCCCAGGCGCTGCGCAGCGTCGACGTCTACTGCGCGCCCAACACCGGCGGTGAGAGCTTCGGCATGATCCTCACCGAGGCGATGGCGGCCGGGACCCCGGTGCTGGCCAGCGGGCTCGACTCGTTCCGGCGGGTGCTCGACGACGGCCGTGCCGGGCAGCTCGTCGAGACCGGTGACCCGGCCGCGCTCGCGGACGGGCTGCGCGAGCTGCTCGGCGACCCGGCGCGCCGGGCGTCGCTGGCCGCGGCGGCGGGGGAGCGCGTCACGATGTACGACTGGTCGGTGGTGGCCACGCAGGTGCTGCGCGTCTACGAGACGGCCGTCGCCGCCGACCCCCGGCGGGTCGCGGCGCCGGAGCGGGAGCTCGCCCGGTGA
- a CDS encoding NUDIX hydrolase → MSVLGWLSVLAMVLVLGGLFLVATANRLDRLHIRTDAGWAALDSALARRAVVARAVALVLADTGLRTSAERAEAAPRAEREAAENELTLQLGRVDRAALPAELAEELTDAEHRVVIARRVHNDAVRDTLRLRRRRKVRYFRLAGTAPLPEYFEFAEPEV, encoded by the coding sequence GTGAGCGTGCTCGGCTGGCTGTCGGTGCTGGCCATGGTTTTGGTGCTGGGCGGGCTCTTCCTGGTGGCGACGGCGAACCGGCTGGATCGGCTGCACATCCGCACGGACGCCGGCTGGGCCGCGCTGGACTCGGCGCTGGCGCGCCGGGCGGTGGTGGCGCGCGCGGTCGCTTTGGTGCTGGCCGACACGGGCTTGCGGACATCGGCCGAACGCGCCGAAGCGGCGCCCCGGGCCGAGCGCGAAGCCGCGGAGAACGAGCTGACGCTGCAGCTGGGCCGTGTCGACCGGGCGGCCCTGCCGGCCGAGCTGGCCGAGGAACTGACCGACGCCGAGCACCGGGTGGTGATCGCCCGCCGCGTCCACAACGACGCCGTCCGCGACACGCTGCGGCTGCGGCGGCGGCGGAAGGTGCGGTACTTCCGCCTCGCGGGGACCGCGCCGTTGCCGGAGTACTTCGAATTCGCGGAGCCGGAGGTCTGA
- a CDS encoding malonic semialdehyde reductase, which yields MTTFAEQTEALQLPADVQNLLFREARTANSFSSEPVTEEQIRAIYDLVKWAPTSMNTQPLRALVLRTAEAKARLLPHLAPGNRDKTEAAPLTVVLAADVDFHENIPQVFPHNPGVKDNFADEQGRVEFSKLNSLLQVGYFIIGVRAAGLAAGPMTGFDAQGVDDEFFADKKWRSLVVVNVGKPGENPWFDRLPRLDFDQVVETL from the coding sequence ATGACCACCTTTGCCGAGCAGACCGAGGCCCTCCAGCTCCCCGCGGACGTCCAGAACCTGCTGTTCCGCGAGGCCCGCACGGCCAACAGTTTCAGCTCCGAGCCGGTGACCGAGGAGCAGATCCGCGCGATCTACGACCTCGTCAAGTGGGCCCCGACGTCGATGAACACCCAGCCGCTGCGCGCGCTGGTGCTCCGGACCGCCGAGGCGAAGGCCCGCCTGCTCCCGCACCTGGCCCCGGGCAACCGGGACAAGACCGAAGCCGCGCCGCTGACCGTCGTGCTCGCCGCGGACGTCGACTTCCACGAAAACATCCCCCAGGTGTTCCCGCACAACCCGGGGGTCAAGGACAACTTCGCCGACGAGCAGGGCCGCGTCGAGTTCTCGAAGCTGAACTCGCTGCTGCAGGTCGGCTACTTCATCATCGGCGTCCGCGCCGCCGGGCTCGCCGCCGGCCCGATGACCGGGTTCGACGCCCAGGGCGTCGACGACGAGTTCTTCGCGGACAAGAAGTGGCGCTCGCTGGTCGTGGTGAACGTCGGCAAGCCGGGCGAGAACCCGTGGTTCGACCGCCTGCCGCGGCTGGACTTCGACCAGGTCGTCGAAACCCTCTGA